One Danio rerio strain Tuebingen ecotype United States chromosome 7, GRCz12tu, whole genome shotgun sequence genomic window, TGCAAATTTGCACCAGACGCATACAATCACTCTGTATCTGATTATGTATCTTATGTTTGTATatctaatttaaatatatatatatatctttatgaAATGTGCTTTTACACAAgtgagtggacttgacaaaccacctgtagaaacccaCTTCTCTCTCTATATGAAAAACCCTCCCTCTTACTCTGGCACTTAATTATCTGAGTATTAACAGTTCCTTTGTCTAATCAGCACGTCTTGTATGTATTGCTTATTCTTGTGAAATCACTGAATGCCTTCTCAATTGTTAATCGCTTTGaacaaaaagagaaactcttAAATGTTTGGAACACCTATAGGGTGAGTAAGGTTTAGATTTGAGCTGTGAACTATCCTTCTAATTCATGGAACAAAATGAttacagagacagaaacagaatGTTTCAAATGCATTAATGTGACTGATCTGTATGCACCTGTGATGCAGGCAGCACTGCTTCATGACACAGTGGAGGACACCGACACCACCTTTGAAGAGCTGGAGTCTGTGTTTGGAGCAACAGTGGCCAGAATTGTCCAGGAGGTGACCGATGACAAGTCGCTGCCTAAAGCGGAAAGAAAACGTCAGCAAGTGGAGCACGCACCACACTGCAGCCATCAGGCCAAGCTGGTTAAGCTAGCGGACAAGTTGTATAACTTACGAGACCTTAATCGTTGCACTCCCGAAGGTGAAATATTGAGATGACTATCAAAATATTTACTACCTGTAATTTTTAAACTTGTGTAAGAACatagtcttgttttttttgtttttttgataggCTGGTCAGCACAAAGGGTTCAAGAGTACTTTGAATGGGCATCTCAAGTGGTAAAAGGGCTTCGTGGCACCAATGCAGCAATTGAGGAGAAACTGCAGCAGCTCTTTTTGGAGAGAGGAGTGAAGTTATGATGACACAGATTACTTGTTAAAATTGtggtgctttgttttctttgtgatGTAATTGACCATGAGGGAATGTTTCTTACCTTGTGGACATTACAGCCAAAATCATTCTGATGTTGTTCCAGGCGTGTATCACTCTTTCTACTGTGGACACAAGATAATGACGTTTCCTTTTGTGTTGATAATGACATAATTCAGGTTAAAATAACACCAGGTTGGGGATATTATCATTTGAATTTTTGAAATTGTGATGCATCTTGAGTTATTTaatattaagatgttaccttttttaatcatataattgtatttaataaagtATGTATTATACATGCactgatttcaaatgcaattaaAGTTTTGTTGAAAGGGATTAATGTAATTGTGTGTTTACTTTTTCTAAATAGATCATTatgacaaaaaattaaaaaaaacaaactctgTCAGGATATGTCTTGGCAGCCGTCATTCAGTTTTCAcgcagtctgtgtgagtcttcTGAAAACGTGGTCTATTAaccatatttttgttttgacttGAAGGTTTGAATGACCAATTAGGAAAAAAGTTAagttttagaaattgaaagataatttatttaattattattatttaaattcatgcaaaatattgcaaaaattgcagtattataagttattttgttagataagctccagatttggcttcagtgctgactaatttaatgtatatgcacaaatataa contains:
- the hddc3 gene encoding guanosine-3',5'-bis(diphosphate) 3'-pyrophosphohydrolase MESH1 (The RefSeq protein has 3 substitutions compared to this genomic sequence) gives rise to the protein MNCSSTAVLLETVNFAAEKHRNQRHKDPEGTPYINHPIGVARILSHEGEITDVEVIQAALLHDTVEDTDTTFEELESVFGATVARIVQGVTDDKSLPKAERERQQVEHAPHCSHQAKLVKLADKLYNLRDLNRCTPEGWSAQRVQEYFEWASQVVKGLRGTNAAIEEKLQQLFLERGVKL